The sequence tttgtcaCAAGTTATTTTCGACACAGTTTGCTACTAATATTAGGAACTTGATTCAATCGTAACGCAAACTAACAGGTGGAAAGTAACAAGTTGGCATGAATTGCATTGATCGCGACCTTagaatatgcatgtatatatgtatgtaacatTTCTTGtacaaagaaatttttatcgatgtatatgatatataaatatttcgtgtgtatcgcataattttatttatactgcAGCTTGTAGTTGTAACGATCATAATAACCTACATTATTGCGGTAATTTATGATTGACGTAAATCGAATGCCATCTGCCATTAATTGCTGTGTTTTTTATTCttgttatttgaatttttgttatACTGTTTGCATATAATGTACGCATACATTCTCTTGATACTAACATAAGTTCACTCTACATTTTAGCCCGCTAGATCATTCACTCCTGTGTATACGCGTTTACTCATACcgcatattatatatgtatgtattgtatgtgtacatatataaccAACTAACGGTAAGATGGCACTACGAATCATCAGATATTTTCATTCATTTGTACTGATACATGTTTAACATTGGACTTGCGTATCTATCTTGTCTGACACTTAACATGTTTAATTGGTTGTTCAAATTGATTCTACGAATTGATCGCTCGATGACGATGACGAAATATAACAGCACTTTGTAACGTTTCAATGTTAGATTGATTTCGATCTTAACAAGACACTTCTGCTTCTTACTCATTATAAgaattgataaataaaaatgtagataCGAAATTTGAACTTGCGTTGCTATTAATAGCGAAAATAACAACAAAGATGTTTGTTTCATACGAAACTTTTCTGTAGTAACTTAGTTTCGCATGGTCGTAGAACTAAAAACGAATGTGATCGATATATTATGGAATGTGGACCTGAAGCGACATCGGTGATCGAACACCACTAAGATGAGAGTTGCTATAATTAACGTGACTCGTCCTCAATGTTATAAATACCTCGAAACTCAAGTATTTTTGAGGGTTTGGTTAGGTAACTGTCTTCTAGAGTATTACATTTCATGCCAATAATATTTCAACTGGATTATACCAAACTTACgactaatattaaattaaaccgTTTTAATGGATTtccaaataaaataacaattccGTTCATATATTCTTCTTTCTGGTAGTCTCTGAAACTATTACGTATCACTTATAGCGTAATTTTTCCACAGGTAACGAAGAAACTAATATCGAAGATGAATCTGAGACGGGGTCAGATGATAACGTTTGTTCTGGTCAAGCGACCTCGTTCGCGATGACCGTACAGACTGTGAAAggagaaaaatattacaatacaaGCTTTTCTATGTATATTGCCAGTGCGGGAGAACAAGGTCTCTATAATCTGTATTTCCATAATTgtcaaaattataaatatgattcCCAGGTAGCATTGGATTTCACGGTAagaatttgtttctttctttcttttttttgtagcAATCATAATTTACTGAATCTGACGTTGTGATAAATTTACAGGCACAAATATCGGAAATTAACAATGGAAATTTCCTCAGCGCAGGTGAAATGCCTTTACCAGCTCTATATTTCATGATGGCACTTTTATTCTTTCTGTCAGGTTGTTTCTGGGTATTTATTCTTAAGAAAACCAAGTAAGAGTTTTGTTTACATTTGTACGGCAGAGGTTCACCAATATGAGAATGTCCTTCTCTCCTTTGAAACTCATTGATGTTTCTTTTTTAGGCACCCTGTTTTTAAGATACATTACTTAATGGCGATTTTAGTGTACCTGAAATCTTTGTCATTGCTCTTCCATGGGATTAATTACCATTTTATTCAAACAAAGGGGGAGCATGTTGCTGCTTGGGCTATTCTATATTATATCACACATTTATTGAAAGGAGCCGTACTTTTTATCACCATTGTATTAATTGGCACTGGATGGAcatttattaaacatattttagCTGATAAAGAGAAGAAGCTCTTTATGATAGCAATACCGTTACAGGTTAGTATTTTTATACGAGATacagggagaaaaagagaatcgATATAGATAGATACATTGTGACATATTGTCATCTGTCAGGTATTGGCAAACGTGGCAGAAATAATAATCGAAGAAAGCGAAGAAGGAGATATCGAGTATAGAATGTGGCGAGATGTTTTTATTCTCGTGGACTTGCTTTGTTGCGGTGCTATTATATTTCCAGTAGTTTGGAGTATTAAGCACGTAGAGCAAGCTGCACACATAGATGGCAAGGCAGCTATCAACTTACGCAAGCTCAAGCTTTTTAAGCATTTCTATATTATGATATTTTGTTACATTTACTTTACCAGAATCATAGTGTACTTACTTAAGGTATAGCTTTCGTTACATTACACTATTTTGACCACTTTGTACAAAAGGGATTTCACTTctgttattctattttatagaTTACAGTACATTTCCAATACGAATGGTTAGATGAAATGTTCCGAGAAATGTCTACATACATCTTTTTTGTTCTTACCGGGTATAAGTTCCGAGCAGCATCTGCGAATCCGTATTTTACATTATCTAACGATGAAATACCTCAACctgacaacgacgacgacgacgacgactactACGACGACGAGGAGATGGATGTCGTGTGAGTATTCacgtatttgatatttttctccTACTTATGGAAAATCTTACCATCATATCAAAGAAACTATTTTCATTcgttattttcaaatatttttagcaGTTTTTActctattaattattttatactttggCCAGTTCTAATGTGACGATCTCAGTCTTTTTTCCAGTGTTTCCGGAGGTAGCGGTATCACCGAAGGTCTCAGTAAAGTGAGCAAGATGCCGAAAGTTATGAGGCCCATTACTTCGGATGTTTCAGCCACTCAGGAAGAAAGAGACTGTTTGTTTAATAAGACAGAACCTTCTCACAACTATAACTGAACTATCTACGATGTAATAGAGTTGGTCGCAATGCAACGATAATTCAGTATGAACGAACGTAAAAGACTAGTCTTCTGTCGTGTGATACTTCAAAGGAGTGCCAGCAGTCAACAATAACACTTGTCGTGAACAACATTTGAAAGCTGTCGAACGAAAACAAAAATATGTAGTTAAAGGTAGCATCCTATTTTTTGttccatatatttttttgtatagCAGAAAAgccgatattttatttatcaaatggTTACACATTTTATTCCTCTATTCgtcttttttgtttatttaacaCGTAATAGAATTTGTTGCGCGTATACGCAAGTATATACATTATCTATTTTCCAATATGTAACTTCGAATCGGACTTTAAAATTTAACGTAATTTACAAATACTGGTAGAGAAGTATTATAGATATTGGACAGAGCTAATCTAGGTGGTTTTAAAAGTTTAATGTTTTCGATACGTGATGTAATGTGGTTATACGTTTAGTACCATACTTGAATGCAAGCTCAATGAGAGTAAATTCGTGTTTTGATATGCGTCTTGTTGTAGCTAATTTTTCTTAGGCATTTAGTAAAACGGGAAACATTTCCATTTATGTTTCCCACAATAAACTTAGTTTTCTTCGAAAGAAGGAGTCGCGCTTCGACGCTTTAGCAATCTTGTGATAATTGATGCATCAAACTCGGTGTATCATGATCCATTTTTGTAAAGCACTTGATAAccttttatatagaaataattattgtGTCAAAAAAAATGTCATatgttttaaaacatttattgtGTCCCATTATGAAATACTGTGGTTATTATTACTATTCTTCGTATTGTGTATTGTAGTAATTATCGTTATGTCTGTTACTATTAATACTTTATTATATGTAACAAAAGGGACACGTAAGAAACCAGATTTGAGAAATAAAatggatatttttatgaaatgtcTCGTTTCTCTtgatattattacatttttcccTATTATTGTGCAATAGTTTAATTTAAATGGTATTTTTAGACCCAGAGAggcataaaataattattccatGAAATGGTTCATTAGGttcttttctatatatatatatacatataccacACAAATTTGTGATTTTGTGATTTTTAAGGTCCTATACTACTCTGCGTTCTGTTTCGAGTAGTATTTATAAGAACTAGTAAATACGTACTGTTCTAAAAGTTCTAGCGTAATCTTAGTAAGCAAATATTAGTATACTTCATTGACGGGCATAGGATTCTCAAAAAATCGGTCAATATGTTCGTATTTCAAGCAGGAAATTATACTACCGTGAGTTtaattcaaagaaaaaagaacacggAATTAGAAAGTAATTTAAGCAGCAGCAACTAACAAAGCTGAAACTTGATagtttatttcgaattttctaacAACGCGAATATAGTGAATGTTCACGATGAATGTAATATCTTAATGCCGTAATTTTAAGCTATGGATAGCAGCGACGCGTCATGCAATATCGAACAATTACACGCGCATGGATGTGCCCGATTTACAGAGTAGAACACTGTGGGTTGACGAATTATGACAAGAGATGCATTTACTCCTACGATATCGACcttaaattgaataataaattaattaatggcATCGAGCCAGTAACATCGACGACTTACTGTGGAACATTTTTCCCGATAACATTAAATCTTTATATAACGTTTTTTTACGTTTATAAATTTTGATTATCTTGAACGAGCAAACAAATGATCCTCCACCAACAATGCGTCTACTACATTGTCGTTAAAAAACGTTAAACAACGTTGTTTAACCATAAAATCACGCCGTATCAGTCTTCAACACAGACGATTCAAAGTTATGCATGTACAAAAATAGATAACGAtaaatactttattaaaaattcatgatAACAAACGCACGAAACAAAGTATCGTTTAGTGCGTTAAAAGTACTATTACCTAAGCGAACGATAAGAAAGTGCGACGAGTAAGTATTCAACTTTGCGGTAATAGTAGTTAGGGTTAGGATCAAATGCGAAGGAAAACCAAATAATCTCGATATATTTTTGCCGTAACCTTCGAATACCATTTTAGACGATAATGTTAAAATGTTTAAAGAGAAATATGTTAGTCTACGATAGCTTTTTCTTTGATATAAATATCCTTGTATTACATCGACGAAAGTATATCGAATGGATAAgtgataattacaaataaagatGTGGATATCTAAAACAAAGTTGTATTTATTGTAACAACTTTTCGGATAATTCGGCTACTGGACGTACACGTTGCGTTAACTAATCGGGTTGTTAATCTTGAATTACTAAAATGCCATTAAATCACAAATTAATCTAAGTAAGAGTGAGAATAATAAATTGCTCGACATAGCCATTGTCCTAGCACAGTGTGGCGCGATGGGAGGATATCTGGAAGATGCGATGGGACTCTCAACGATCTCTAGTTTCTCCGAGTCGCAAAGTGCATCCGTATCATTGAATATTCCTGCGTTTACTCCCATTGGTATCGTTTACCCGATCTTCTTTACGAAGATATTTCTCAAGTACGCGAGACAACATATCCGACAATAACTGTCTGATTCGCCTGAAAATATTTACTCAACGTTGCAGAAAAACATTTCTCCTTTAACTTATCTTAACCTTTAAGAACGATTCGAGGATTTTAGTCGAGTCGCATAGTTCGATAGAACTTCACGCTTTCCTTGAAATCGATCGTGTTAACGAGCTTgatgtttattaaatttctcgTATTTTTCTAAAGTACATCCGTTTCGTCGCGAACGATATCCTGGAGCATGCGTCGCCCCGACTCAGCGCAGCGCGGCGCGGCGTCCCGGCATCCAAGCGACGTGCCTACGAAACTCGTCGCGGAACTCTTCAGTCAGCGTCGCGACGCGCTGCAAACGTCTTTTCGTTCGTTCGACTGAAAATCGGTACAAGATCGACAACTTGCACAACTTTCAATGCGCGTACATTTTTACTTGTAACTGTGCCGTTAACGATTGTTTCCGATCACGTGCTGTTAAAGCGTGCTATTAAATGTGTCTCCGAAGGTACGTACGATCATATTACAAACGTAACGTGCGATCGTTCGCTATAATCGTTTGTTACGTACAACCTTATTTATTTACCTCTACGATATCAGGTCATTTTACATCGCACGTTCCACCCGCCTTCATATTAATATCAAAAGCGGAGAGAATATTAAACGGGAATATTAAGAATGCAGAGGCTGCAGTTCTACGACGAACAAATACCGGCTACCGTTGATTCGCGCTAACGTATATCGCTAACGTGCTTCGTTATCCTGCGTTTATCTGTTCTAACACTCTCTCTCGCAAGTGGATGTCAAACGCCATACAAATACCTTAGCTACTTTCGGCGAGAAGCATTTGCTCGGTTATGAATCCGctagaaattacatttttcaagcATATTTGCGAACGTCTGTCAACCATATCTGCCTTAGTGTCTAGGATTAGGAAGTTTGGATTTATTTCGCTGATGTAATcgaacaaatatatatttaacatataacaaataaatatatatacaatatgtatatgttaGGTTGGCAACTACGTGATTGaagattttatcattaggtggtaatgacgaAATCcataatcacttagttgccaacccaatatatataaatacgaatCGGTAACTATGAATCGTTAATTGACGTAGATTTGCTAAAGTTAGGACGTTGATGAGAGCAAACGGATTGAAGAACGTTGACGGTAGAAGGAAGATgacgttataatttaattgtaattgaGATTAGCGACTGTGTATGCGTGTCACGAGGGAACAAAAATTGACGCCGTCGTGTAACTACCGCGTTGCGATATTTCTAATTTTGTCCGACACGCTGTCGTGTTTtctattatacagaatggggaGAACAGGACCCGCGTTTACTGTTTCCGGGCACGATTCTTCCCTGATCCTCTTGCAATTGTCTGTAAACCCTGTCTCTGAATCCCGTGTTTCTGATCTTCCGAGGAGTAGAACGTTTAGCCATTGCGAAGAGCAGGTCACGGTACCGGCAACTGTAGTGACGCGAGTGAAATTtcgattttaatattcatacgtTATCGACGACGTTCTTTCATTCGATGAAACGACGTGATCTTGTTGCGGCACCGTTATTACCGATGCGTCTCGATCCCATTTGAAATCCATTCACGAGTAACGTGCCTGAGGAAAAACAGTACGGGCACTCGTCGAacttaaattaaaaatgttgcaGGCGCGCGACGTGCAGCGAATAATCCTAATCCAAACGAATCAGACCGTCTACAATGGAAATAACCAGTGAGTAGCGAACTTACGATATCTCGGACATCGCTGACTAGATTACAGTTAATATTTATGGCTACACAAGCACAAAGACAGGCGGAACTTGACAAAACTCGATGCACGCCCGGCCAACTTGCAAACGCATTGGCCAAAGAAATCGAGTAAAAAAGGCTGCATACTGGCTTCTACTGGAAGAGAATTTGCAGTGTAGCTTCGTAAAACTTTCTCCGTGAAGCTTTCTCATCGTACATATACAGTACATAGCTATAATATAAGTAATATCTGTCTGTTGTTGATAACATCTATCAACATCAGTTCAACGACGATTTAGTGGAACAAACGTTTTTCCAATCGCAGTGAATATTATCGTGTCTATAACTCGAAAAGATTGCCAAGTATGGAAATTCAAAATTGTACTGTTTCTTGCAAAAACGAAGAGTTTGTATGCTACTTCGAAAGTTGGAAAAGTTGGAATTTCAGATGATCAACCAGATCGGTAACCGCGTTAGACTTTAGCCCGATACTGTTCGATTTGACTGTTCGTTTTCTCTGGAAAATCTGGATGGAAAATAAGAACAGACGACAGAGCTGTATTAATCTTCTTGCAGTCGGTGCCTGGAAGGAAATTCGCTCGCAATATGGCTGATACGGTTGGTAGAACGTGAACGTGCTAATTCGAAACGACCGCGTTCAAAGATCAAATTCAGATGCCGGATGGTCCTGGCGAATCCTTTCATCGGCTATTTCATTCGAATTGCCGCGATCTCTCGCTAGTTTTGCAGAGAATCAACTCGTCCATTATTATTCCAGCAACGTCTAACATACTGTGACACGTTTCATCCGGGCAAAAaaaacagttttttttttttttattatataatttgtactttacaatttgtccagctggacatttggtaaatttttctaacttaatcgctaaataacacgtggatggttacccccagcgggataccatcttcgagtttaactattttatttctttagtgaggttagtggggtgttttctttttagttcttTTTCTATGacagttttgctcgcttcagcagccagctggtttggatgtgttgccgttctttccttgtatttttctgcgtacctgccgatttcttcattgaccgttggtatttttaagtttttgcgtatatcctcgtttctgacataccatggggCGTTGACTACTGTTCTtagtatcttcgattgtagcgcctctagtttatttatgtggctcattgctgctgtcccccatagtggtattccgtacgtccaaattggttttattatcgttctctagatttttagtttattttctatgctgagttTAGAGTCTCGACTAGTTAGTCAGTACATCTGTCTTTATTTAATCCGTATTTTatctataattgatttagtatgttgtttccatgtaaGTGGCGTGTCTAaatggagtcctaggtatttaatttgccttgtttgtgttatgcgcgtgccattcaattggatATTTGATGGTTTCCGTTTTCTTAGTGAAAAGAAGCAGTTCAACCGCCGTAACCAGATTCGAATTTATTTCTCAACGCTCTACGAGCGGCAAATTACCTTGCAAGATGAGATCTCGTACGATTTGCGTATCCGTTTCAAAGCGACACGAAGGAGACGCAGCCTTCTAAATTCCAAAGAGATCAGGAATATCCCGCCACGTTTGATTTCATCGCTTTAATATCATCCACCAACGATATCTTGCCTCCTTTTTACAGGCTGCACATTTCTCACGTCTCGTTCTTTATCGCTTTGTTTCAATCTCGTTCctcctttaattaatttctctgcCTCGTTGAATCTCAACGTCGCGTTTTTCAACGCATAAATCTAAATGAAAGGCAGAGCCATTGACAAAAGATGAAACTCGTGCCATAGCTAACCGCCACACGCATCGCAGAGCAAATCTCCAACAATTAATCGGTCTTTGAGATCGTGACGCGCTAAGGATTGGAAAAGCCGAACTGGAAACAGTCGCTGGATATGGAAGCTTCCTCGCGGTAGTCGCGTTTCATTAGCTACGATCTTGAAAGTAATTTCCTGGGCTGCTTTTCTCGGCTGAacgtcgttctttttttttttcgtttgctTTTGAAAGCACCCAAGAAGCGTCGAGTGTAAAAAGAAAAGTGACAAATAGAACTTCGAATCTGTTAGAAACCAGCTTTCAAATGTTTCAAATGTAGCATGTGTTTGAAGACACAGGTAagactattgggttggcaactaagtgattgcgaattttgtcattgggtggtattgataaaatccgcaatcacttagttgccaacccaatataatgATTATACTCCGATGATTCAAAGTACTTTGCTGTTCTTCCTTTCTCGTGAAGTAACTTGTACTCACTTATTTATCCTGGTTTCTTGGAAATTGCGCTGAAATTGATCCTTAACGAATCTACTCCATTTTTATCTCGAATTTACCACGGACACCGCCTTTCCTTTGTTCGTTCATTCGCAGTTTCTTTGGATTAACGCTTGTACGAACTGGCGAGAACTGTAcgcgtttcatttatttttgaaaataaactCGTTTTATCTTTAGACCAGGAAGAAATTTCTAACCGTTCGAACAACTTAAAAAGAAATCTTCGACGGTTTACGTTAAGTTCGTGGTATTTTCGCTGTGCAAACGCGATGCGAATACCATCATCGGTAGGACGCACTTTTGCAATCATTTTATCACTGAAGCGTCGCGTTCGTTTCGACGTTGCGTCCTCGATAATGTAAAGAGCCTAAGACGAAGTCGTAAATATTTGCTAAATGCATCTGGGACGTGGATAAAAGACAAATGTACGGTGACCAGTGGCGTGGCATCGTCCAAGGGAAGCATTTCCACTTTTAAAGCTGCCACATACGTTTCCTCAAGTTTCTACGTTCCAGAAATCCTTTCGATATCTACTCGCGATTCCAACGACCGACGCCGTACAAAGTGCACTAAAAAACGTAGAGACAATCTCTAAATCGCGATGATCGTGGCGCACAGTACACAGTACAGTAAACTGCTGTTTCGCTAATATATGACGCGCAAGGATGTtgagagagaaaggagaagtAGCTAGCGATATACCAAAGCTTTCAAGGCGAATACTACGAACGTTGGTTTATCGTGGTCGAAGGAATTTACGagaaatttcttcaatttgatcGGATTAAAATCAAGTACCGCGCATTTCGTATTGCGACCCGCGCACGTTCCACTAGTACAAACGAACGCGTGTAGTGTTAGTCTACAGAACGAGATTTATTTGGGAAAATACGTGCACGTTACTAAACCTTCCCTTTTCGTCCAGTCACATTGAATAAACGTTGCGGTTGTATTGAATAAACGTACGAGATGTCGATTATTACATAGATTTTGCGTTTCGATAAATCCTCGAAAGGGATAGGAATGTATAATGCAGGGTCGGCATTAAGTCACACAGCTGTTGGCTAGACGCAGAAGAAGCGAGATTTGTGGAGAAAACTCGTAAGAATTCGTTAGAGTTTCGGTAGGCATGTTGCACGTGGCTGCAAACTTTCTTTCCTTACTTTCCACGGTGTATCAATTTTTAGCGGCTGGCCTCTATAATCGATCAAAGTTGCCGACTCGTTGCAGCGTAATTAAGTAACGTGGATATTTCGCCTTTAAATCGAGAGAAATCTTACCGACAGTATGAGAAATATTACGACCAAGTGGTCGCGTCGCGAAACTAAACAAAATGTAATTCATTCGGTCATGGCGTCTCCGACAAAATCAAAGCGGAGCCATAAGCAATGGAAAAGAGGTACGCACGCCTTACGATATTTCCACATCTGTACAAACTGTTTCTCACACCATTCCGATGATAGACAAATGTTCACGATACTACGGTAATaacttaacactttgactgccacgttgatcatatatgaccggccacggtttctcctgtgatgCCACGGTgctcattggtgaccggagcgcatcaacttcttacaattgtaaaaattgaatgaaagttGACAGTtggggcattttgaatataaccgataaatagaagatactttgaaataaaaagtgccccattgaacaatttaacatttttattagaacggcaataaaaaaaaaaaaagaacaaatgttgcatctaacggtgcactgtgttaaaacactttaaacataaatgtggctcacCAATACAATCTGGACTATAGGCGATCACCTTTCTGGTCttattcttagcaatttttcatcctaactgtttaatatttttctttatagcATGCTCTACAAAATTTTCGTGCTAGGtacgcttgcccttctttcttccGCGTTTCGTGTCGCAATTTTTgtcgaataaatatatttgacggctcTGGTGAACGGCACTGTGTAAGGTgcgagtgccattctaaaatctgatacctcgatttttgtttttgttgcgTATTTATAGAGTATCATCGCGTTGGAAATTGATctatttaacaataactctaaagGTAATTTTATATACCATTTGGGGGTTCTTCTATGTAGTGTAGAATATGTTATCATTCGATCTGATAAACctacagcacattttcctctgttgtaatctaccaccaccattggtttatcacaaacataatttttttccGGGCCTCTACTATTTCAGCCGAATGTTTCgtcaaaatcataaaaataaccatagtactgtttactaataccttctacacgtttcaacgatatatactgcacgttttgcttacgacgaaataacgaatgcgaatggtgtTACGATCGTTcgtggagagacgcgatcgcgaggaaacgcgtcagcgagaggCGTAAATTCGTTGCCctgtttcgattaggataacagaggcagttcaaatgattgtaacactgaattaacaggatTAATATAATCttgtatttttaacaatatttaaaattagaattaacACGTTACAAACGATTTAACGATGATACAGTTAGTTTGTTATTATAATCCGACTCGACTTTATGATATTCCTTGACGAATTGGTTTGACTAAGCGACcttgattttatttctctgaaCCTCTCGATGCATTCGGTTTGAATCCTCAAATGATACTGACTGCCCTTTGATTTTTTCCTTCGTCTTCTCTggaagacgacccccaccacgCTCGGCTCTCGCAACCGTTctcgcctatgatcacgtatctCACCTTCTTTGTGTAGATAAAATAACGGACCGAAGGCGAGTCGATGTTTCTAGGACTCACTGCTTGACGACAACTATGTGTTTATCGCTACTTTGTGTATATCTCGACGGTCATGTAAGACGATCTGTCTGCGACACTGTAGTAATAAGGGAGACGGTTGGGAACACGGCCTATAGTGAGCCTCAGGGCGTAAcaaatggtttgttgaaataaacaaaGCCTTGTTatatatgtcgctatcaacaattaccaaggcgccacggtggtcgcCCGTGACatgatcaatttattattattttgccattatatgctttgaataataaaaatactcccgtggcgtcctcagcgaaacatgtgatttcggcgtggcagtcaaagtgtggATAACCGTGGATAACAATCTATGGAACACGCATGATCGACGACAGTCGGTTCGTAAGAAAAGCCATGTATTTTACTTTCTCGAAAATTCGTCTATTACGTTACGTATACGTCGTACGTTACGTTACATTACGCTATGTTCCTCTTCCAGACAGCTTTATTTTTCCACGTCGTATAATATCGCTATTATCGTCCACTTACCACACTTTTTCTCTTCTGCTCTTCCC comes from Bombus terrestris chromosome 7, iyBomTerr1.2, whole genome shotgun sequence and encodes:
- the LOC100646022 gene encoding protein GPR107 isoform X2 codes for the protein MQSTQLVIRCFWAMSIFVLAAGRIHKLEIRKDVRRHIALTTFGFYKGGILDINLTNFKADPFDENAVFGFTLDRTLSKAMNPYLGNRQEECVLLDISNINPDFDERNNSGIIYFTMDLKNNLLKINCSQNLHVAHIYQDFSNMFLIRERRDSFPPRFSDNVLPGNEETNIEDESETGSDDNVCSGQATSFAMTVQTVKGEKYYNTSFSMYIASAGEQGLYNLYFHNCQNYKYDSQVALDFTAQISEINNGNFLSAGEMPLPALYFMMALLFFLSGCFWVFILKKTKHPVFKIHYLMAILVYLKSLSLLFHGINYHFIQTKGEHVAAWAILYYITHLLKGAVLFITIVLIGTGWTFIKHILADKEKKLFMIAIPLQVLANVAEIIIEESEEGDIEYRMWRDVFILVDLLCCGAIIFPVVWSIKHVEQAAHIDGKAAINLRKLKLFKHFYIMIFCYIYFTRIIVYLLKITVHFQYEWLDEMFREMSTYIFFVLTGYKFRAASANPYFTLSNDEIPQPDNDDDDDDYYDDEEMDVVVSGGSGITEGLSKVSKMPKVMRPITSDVSATQEERDCLFNKTEPSHNYN
- the LOC100646022 gene encoding protein GPR107 isoform X3, which codes for MKDVRRHIALTTFGFYKGGILDINLTNFKADPFDENAVFGFTLDRTLSKAMNPYLGNRQEECVLLDISNINPDFDERNNSGIIYFTMDLKNNLLKINCSQNLHVAHIYQDFSNMFLIRERRDSFPPRFSDNVLPGNEETNIEDESETGSDDNVCSGQATSFAMTVQTVKGEKYYNTSFSMYIASAGEQGLYNLYFHNCQNYKYDSQVALDFTAQISEINNGNFLSAGEMPLPALYFMMALLFFLSGCFWVFILKKTKHPVFKIHYLMAILVYLKSLSLLFHGINYHFIQTKGEHVAAWAILYYITHLLKGAVLFITIVLIGTGWTFIKHILADKEKKLFMIAIPLQVLANVAEIIIEESEEGDIEYRMWRDVFILVDLLCCGAIIFPVVWSIKHVEQAAHIDGKAAINLRKLKLFKHFYIMIFCYIYFTRIIVYLLKITVHFQYEWLDEMFREMSTYIFFVLTGYKFRAASANPYFTLSNDEIPQPDNDDDDDDYYDDEEMDVVLFSSVSGGSGITEGLSKVSKMPKVMRPITSDVSATQEERDCLFNKTEPSHNYN
- the LOC100646022 gene encoding protein GPR107 isoform X4, producing the protein MLGCRRITFKCIAIIRQQNVNFGFTLDRTLSKAMNPYLGNRQEECVLLDISNINPDFDERNNSGIIYFTMDLKNNLLKINCSQNLHVAHIYQDFSNMFLIRERRDSFPPRFSDNVLPGNEETNIEDESETGSDDNVCSGQATSFAMTVQTVKGEKYYNTSFSMYIASAGEQGLYNLYFHNCQNYKYDSQVALDFTAQISEINNGNFLSAGEMPLPALYFMMALLFFLSGCFWVFILKKTKHPVFKIHYLMAILVYLKSLSLLFHGINYHFIQTKGEHVAAWAILYYITHLLKGAVLFITIVLIGTGWTFIKHILADKEKKLFMIAIPLQVLANVAEIIIEESEEGDIEYRMWRDVFILVDLLCCGAIIFPVVWSIKHVEQAAHIDGKAAINLRKLKLFKHFYIMIFCYIYFTRIIVYLLKITVHFQYEWLDEMFREMSTYIFFVLTGYKFRAASANPYFTLSNDEIPQPDNDDDDDDYYDDEEMDVVLFSSVSGGSGITEGLSKVSKMPKVMRPITSDVSATQEERDCLFNKTEPSHNYN
- the LOC100646022 gene encoding protein GPR107 isoform X1, which gives rise to MQSTQLVIRCFWAMSIFVLAAGRIHKLEIRKDVRRHIALTTFGFYKGGILDINLTNFKADPFDENAVFGFTLDRTLSKAMNPYLGNRQEECVLLDISNINPDFDERNNSGIIYFTMDLKNNLLKINCSQNLHVAHIYQDFSNMFLIRERRDSFPPRFSDNVLPGNEETNIEDESETGSDDNVCSGQATSFAMTVQTVKGEKYYNTSFSMYIASAGEQGLYNLYFHNCQNYKYDSQVALDFTAQISEINNGNFLSAGEMPLPALYFMMALLFFLSGCFWVFILKKTKHPVFKIHYLMAILVYLKSLSLLFHGINYHFIQTKGEHVAAWAILYYITHLLKGAVLFITIVLIGTGWTFIKHILADKEKKLFMIAIPLQVLANVAEIIIEESEEGDIEYRMWRDVFILVDLLCCGAIIFPVVWSIKHVEQAAHIDGKAAINLRKLKLFKHFYIMIFCYIYFTRIIVYLLKITVHFQYEWLDEMFREMSTYIFFVLTGYKFRAASANPYFTLSNDEIPQPDNDDDDDDYYDDEEMDVVLFSSVSGGSGITEGLSKVSKMPKVMRPITSDVSATQEERDCLFNKTEPSHNYN